In the Naumovozyma dairenensis CBS 421 chromosome 4, complete genome genome, one interval contains:
- the NDAI0D00230 gene encoding uncharacterized protein (similar to Saccharomyces cerevisiae YJR124C; ancestral locus Anc_7.511), with amino-acid sequence MQIVKEVRDAPKDIKLLWLSVFLRLLAYGLTNQVLTLFLRAIDMTEDKIGIFMSLTLVGDVFCSYILTWYADSWGRRNVLIYGSIMMMLSGLVFNYFENFYILLTFAIFGVISPSSDEVGPFKSIEESMIAHLSPMNRRPEIYAMHALVGTMGSALGAISCGIFIDLLKKMTWATSDLQCYKLVFLLYALFASGKVIVMLLLSEKTELDGRFHDHIEDEHLAEAIVNDEMVPLIEQLSHPNQKSNKLSQETVSVLVKLLVIFMVDSLGSGFMTSGWMVYYYKNTFAMSAVGLGMTFFVSQFVMASSTIPSSIIARMFGPVRATLLVQIPSGIFSILIPFAESYLPISILLLNCHFLTTAMDVTPRQILLTNIIKPKDLTKVMGIVNIGKTFSRCIGPIFTGILAKMNYLWLCYIISGSLVITADFILACWFLPIDAQILKQVNQQ; translated from the coding sequence ATGCAGATCGTTAAAGAAGTGCGTGATGCCCCCAAAGatatcaaattattatggTTGTCAGTATTCTTGAGATTGTTAGCATATGGATTAACGAATCAAGTGTTAACTCTCTTCTTAAGAGCCATCGATATGACTGAAGACAAAATAGGTATATTCATGTCACTAACGCTGGTAGGTGATGTCTTTTGCTCATATATATTAACATGGTATGCAGATTCATGGGGCAGAAGGAACGTTCTAATATATGGGTCcattatgatgatgttaAGTGGGTTagttttcaattattttgaaaacttctatatattattgacCTTTGCCATATTCGGCGTCATTTCTCCATCAAGTGATGAAGTCGGACCATTCAAATCTATTGAAGAATCAATGATTGCTCATTTATCTCCGATGAATAGAAGACCCGAGATTTATGCCATGCATGCATTAGTAGGTACCATGGGAAGTGCTCTTGGTGCAATATCTTGTGGGATTTTCATCGatcttttaaagaaaatgactTGGGCTACTTCAGATTTACAGTGTTATAAATTGGTATTCCTCTTATATGCATTATTTGCATCAGGGAAAGTCATTGTAATGCTCTTATTATCAGAAAAGACAGAATTAGATGGTCGTTTCCATGATCATATCGAAGACGAACATTTAGCAGAAGCTATAgtaaatgatgaaatggTGCCATTAATAGAACAACTTAGTCATCCAAatcaaaaatcaaataaactGTCACAAGAAACTGTGTCTGTTTTGGTTaaattattagttattttCATGGTGGATTCCTTAGGTAGTGGATTTATGACAAGTGGATGGatggtttattattataagaATACATTTGCCATGTCAGCTGTAGGATTAGGAATGACGTTCTTTGTATCTCAATTCGTAATGGCTTCCTCCACTATCCCATCATCTATCATTGCAAGAATGTTTGGACCAGTAAGAGCTACTTTATTAGTGCAAATACCATCCGGtatattttccattttgatTCCATTCGCTGAGTCATATTTACCTATTTCtatcttattattgaattgtCATTTCTTAACGACTGCTATGGATGTCACACCAAgacaaatattattaacaaaCATTATTAAACCTAAAGATCTGACAAAAGTAATGGGTATCGTGAACATCGGGAAGACTTTCTCCCGTTGTATTGGCCCCATTTTCACTGGTATCTTAGCAAAAATGAACTATTTGTGGCtttgttatattattagtgGTTCCCTAGTCATTACAGCTGATTTCATCTTAGCCTGTTGGTTTTTGCCCATCGATGCCCAAATCTTAAAACAAGTCAACCAACAATAA
- the RPS5 gene encoding 40S ribosomal protein uS7 (similar to Saccharomyces cerevisiae RPS5 (YJR123W); ancestral locus Anc_7.509) — MSDVEAPVEVQEDFEVVEEFTPVVLATPIPEEVQQAQTEIKLFNKWSFEDVEVKDASLVDYIQVRQPIFVSHTAGRYANKRFRKAQCPIIERLTNSLMMNGRNNGKKLKALRIVKHTLEIINVLTDANPLQVVVDAIANTGPREDTTRVGGGGAARRQAVDVSPLRRVNQAIALLTIGSREAAFRNIKTIAETLAEELINAAKGSSTSYAIKKKDELERVAKSNR, encoded by the coding sequence ATGTCTGACGTTGAAGCTCCAGTTGAAGTTCAAGAAGATTTCGAAGTTGTTGAAGAATTCACTCCAGTTGTTTTGGCTACTCCAATTCCAGAAGAAGTTCAACAAGCTCAAACTGAAATTAAGCTTTTCAACAAGTGGTCTTTTGAAGATGTTGAAGTTAAGGATGCTTCCTTAGTTGACTACATCCAAGTTAGACAACCAATCTTTGTCTCTCACACCGCCGGCCGTTACGCCAATAAGAGATTCAGAAAGGCTCAATGtccaattattgaaagattgACCAACTCcttgatgatgaatggTAGAAACAACGGTAAGAAATTAAAGGCTCTAAGAATCGTTAAGCATACTttagaaattattaatgttttGACTGATGCCAACCCATTACAAGTTGTCGTTGACGCCATTGCCAACACCGGTCCAAGAGAAGATACTACTAGAGTCggtggtggtggtgctGCTAGAAGACAAGCTGTTGATGTTTCTCCATTAAGAAGAGTCAACCAAGCTATTGCTTTGTTGACTATTGGTTCTAGAGAAGCTGCCTTCAGAAACATTAAAACTATTGCTGAAACTTTAGCTGAAGAATTGATCAATGCTGCCAAGGGTTCTTCTACTTCTTACGCtatcaagaagaaggatGAATTAGAACGTGTTGCTAAATCTAACCGttaa
- the IBA57 gene encoding Iba57p (similar to Saccharomyces cerevisiae CAF17 (YJR122W); ancestral locus Anc_7.508): MKTFTCYGVRYVNRTYMITNSSKVHRFLSTKLLSSTSHRLKSTDPNLANSGNATTSITPTGLFTYAELSNKSYIKIRGPDAPKFLNGTITSKLLPHFIKKNLTTIETKTDDGNDSNIPKEIPEFDMTQGNWGLYQDSGFNGPYVTRFGQYTGLLNGKGKLITDLIVYPTPLLSQDATLMKYPTYLLELNNSIITRIVSTLETHKLTSKIKIEKLDPKEFKTWDVSIKFENIPHDVENPWIDNILNPIQLMKTPEDAFAFTESVISTLFAGHEDDILAMYVERRTDPIVQLDGAAPQLFRIVTKNKVEDISKLFNQQAFPFEFSFGKVQPSTFRKFRFHYGFVDGYEDIKPESNLPLELNFDYLPNTVSDNKGCYVGQELTARTFSTGILRKRLIPVKLTNWEKLDNLIKNQVVNPDNETNCLLEVQMKSTGKEQNIVDKTMAPNPFTTKSPFGTSNAHIAKKLRKKRPVGSLIAHEGENGIVMMRTEHFPSAFKPDGKDHGQFYISLKENENENDIENGKDIVGVVPKRPYWFHDWQRSN, from the coding sequence ATGAAAACATTTACATGTTACGGTGTTAGATATGTTAATAGGACATATATGATAACCAATAGTTCAAAAGTTCATAGATTTCTATCGACAAAACTTTTATCCTCTACAAGCCATCGACTAAAGTCAACAGATCCAAACCTAGCTAATTCAGGTAATGCTACGACATCAATAACTCCTACTGGTCTCTTCACATATGCGGAACtatctaataaatcataCATTAAGATCCGTGGTCCAGATGCACCAAAGTTTTTAAATGGAACAATCACATCAAAACTACTACCacatttcattaaaaagAATTTAACCACAATTGAAACTAAAACCGATGATGgtaatgattcaaatatacCGAAGGAAATCCCTGAATTCGATATGACGCAAGGTAACTGGGGGTTATATCAGGACTCTGGGTTTAATGGACCCTATGTGACACGATTTGGTCAATATACGGGTCTTTTAAATGGGAAAGGTAAATTAATTACTGATTTAATAGTATATCCTACGCCATTACTTTCGCAAGATGCAacattaatgaaatatcCTACATACCTGTTGGaattaaacaattcaataattaCTCGAATCGTTTCCACATTAGAGACACATAAGTTGACAAGTAagattaaaattgaaaaattagacCCAAAAGAGTTTAAGACTTGGGACGTCTCTATCAAATTCGAAAATATACCACATGATGTAGAAAATCCATGGATTGATAACATTTTGAACccaattcaattaatgaaaactCCAGAGGATGCCTTCGCATTTACTGAGAGTGTAATATCTACTTTATTTGCAGGTCATGAGGATGATATATTGGCAATGTATGTGGAAAGAAGAACTGATCCCATAGTCCAGTTGGATGGTGCTGCACCACAACTATTTAGAATCGTGACTAAGAATAAAGTCGAGGATATATCTAAACTTTTCAATCAACAAGCATTCCCATTCGAATTTTCATTTGGGAAAGTGCAACCTTCCACTTTTAGAAAGTTTAGATTCCATTACGGATTCGTTGATGGAtatgaagatattaaacCAGAATCTAACTTACCATTGGAATTAAATTTCGATTATTTACCAAATACCGTAAGTGACAACAAGGGTTGTTATGTTGGTCAAGAATTAACTGCAAGGACCTTCTCCACAGGGATACTTAGAAAAAGATTAATCCCAGTTAAATTAACGAATTGGGAGAAATTggataatttaataaaaaaccAAGTGGTAAATCcagataatgaaacaaattgTTTACTTGAAGTTCAAATGAAATCCACCGGGAAAGAACAGAATATAGTAGATAAAACAATGGCTCCCAATCCATTTACTACAAAGAGTCCATTTGGAACAAGTAATGCTCATATAGCTAAGAAATTAAGGAAGAAAAGACCTGTTGGTTCTTTAATAGCACACGAAGGTGAAAATGGTATAGTAATGATGAGAACTGAGCATTTCCCATCTGCATTTAAACCTGATGGGAAAGATCATGGCCAATTctatatttcattaaaagaaaatgaaaatgaaaatgatattgaaaatgggAAAGATATCGTTGGTGTCGTACCTAAGAGACCATACTGGTTCCATGATTGGCAAAGGAGTAATTGA